DNA sequence from the Rubripirellula tenax genome:
GGACTTCTCGAAGGCTTCGGTGAAGACGCTTCCGATTGAACGACGCTCAGTGTTTTTGAGTGCGGAAGAAATCAAGTGTTATCAACATCTAGTCGACGCCGTGAATGGTCGAGCGATCATTTGCCCAAAGACACGCGTCAGCGATGTTGTACAAATCACAAACGCATCCGCGAATATTGCGGACGCGGTTCGATTGAACCTCAAGCGAATCAGTTTTTTGGTTGTTGAACTACGAACGGGGCGGTCAGTTTGTGCAGTCCAAGTTGGAATGCTCTCGGGACGGCGCCAATGCGCGCAAGCTGATTTTCTGAGGTCCGCTTTAGAAACGGTCGGCGTCCCCACGATGCGAATCGAACTCTCCGACCTGCCTTCGATCGAAGCGATTCGGGCAAAACTTTTGCCGCTGCTCGATGCTCCTGATACCACCGTACAAGCATCCGAACATTTGCTCGATTCCGCTCATAATTCGCCGTCACCGCCGAAGTCAAAGGCCGTGAAACAAACACACCGTCCAGCGTGAAACTGCAACGAGCCGATCGCGAGACTAACTTCTCTGGACCGGTTTCCACCTTTCCTTTACTTTCCGAACTTGGCTGGCAATAGAAATTGCCAACAAAGTTGGTAAGCGGAAAGGATTCCCGATGCAGTTCTTGATGAAGTACCGCGACCTGGTGTTGCCCCTGGGCATCATCGGTTGCTTGGTCGTCATCCTCGTTCCGCTGCCACCGGCGCTGATGGACTTGTTGCTGGCTGCCAACATCACGATTGGTGTGATCGTCTTGGTGACGACGATTTACATCTCCACTCCGTTGGAGTTCAGCGTTTTTCCTTCCCTGCTGCTCGCCACAACATTGGCGCGGTTGGTGTTGAACGTTGCGACGACGCGATTGATTTTGACGGGTGCCGATGGCAAAGGGCTGGGCGCGGCCGGGGGAGTGATCGAGAGCTTTGGCGAATTCGTCGCTGGAGACCGAATTGAGGTCGGCGTGATCATTTTCGTGATCATCGTCTTGATTCAATTCATCGTGATCACCAAAGGTGCTACCCGGATCAGTGAAGTCGCCGCCCGATTTGCATTGGATGGGATGCCGGGTCGCCAAATGGCGATCGACGCCGATTTGAATGCTGGTTTGATCGACGAAAAACAAGCCCAATCACGTCGCGAAGAAGTTGCCGGCCAAGCCGACTTTTATGGGGCGATGGACGGTGCCAGTAAGTTTGTTCGCGGTGATGCGGTCGCCGGCATCGTGATCACGTTCGTCAACGTGATCGGCGGTCTGTACATCGGCGTCATGCACGCGGGCATGACCGTGACCGAAGCCGCAGCCCTATTCACGAAGTTAACGATTGGCGACGGACTGGTCAGCCAAGTGCCTGCTCTCTTGATCTCTTTGGCCGCTGGCTTGCTGGTCACACGGAGCGCAAAGAAGGCGAGCTTGCCAACTCAGTTCCTGCAACAATTGTTCGGCAATCCCAAAGCTCTGTTCGTTGCTGGCGGATTCCTGATGCTGTTGATCATCACCAACTTGCCTGCGATCCCAATGGCCACTCTTGGCATCGGATGCATCGGCTTGGCAGTGGTGATGAATCGTCAAACGGCCAAGCAGGGCGTCGACGACGCGAGCGCCGCCGAAGCGAAACGCGTTGCCGCAGCAGCGCCGCCCGAAAAACGCGTCGAAGATTTCTTGTCGATCGATCCCATGGAGATTTCCATTGGCTTGGGATTGCTCAGCCTCGCCGATCCGGCGCGCGGTGGCGACCTGATGCAGCGAATCACGGGCGTCCGCAATGCGATCGCCGCCGACATCGGCGTTATCCTGCCCAAGGTACGCGTTCGCGACGAAATGACGCTGGGCCAGTTCGAATACGAAATTCGAATCCAAGGCAATCCGATCGGACAGGCTTTATTGCTTCCCGATCGTTTGCTGGCGATCGACAGCGGCCACACGACGGGTGTCATCGACGGCGAACCCACTCGCGATCCAACCTTCGGCGAACCGGCCGTCTGGATCGATCCGATGCGCCGCGAACAAGCAGCAATCTATGGATACACAACGGTCGAACCGGGCGCGGTGCTGGCGACGCACTTGCAAGAACTGGCCCGTCGACACGCCGACGAACTCTTGTCGCGAGATGCGACGAAACACTTGATCGATGAATTGCGCGAAGCATCCCCGACCGTGGTGGACGAACTGGTCCCGGGCCTGATGAAAATCAGTGACGTTCAACAGGTTCTGCATCTGCTGCTTCGCGAAGACGTTCCCATTCGTCAGCTTGGCATCATCATGGAAACGCTTGGCGACTTTGCCGGCCGGACGAAAGATCCCGTTTGGCTTTGCGAATACGTTCGCCATCGTTTGGCAAGAACCATCAGCTCTCGGTATCGCGACGAGCAGAGCCGACTGCACGTCCTGGCGCTTGATCCGGCGATGGAAGATCGCATTGCCGCCGGAATCGAACACAACGAACGCGGATTGTTTATCCGAATGAGTCCTGCGGCCATCGATACGACTTGCGACAAGATTCGCGAAGGCGTTAAGAAGCTAGTCACGGCGGGTCGGCCACCGATCGTTCTGGTCAGTCCTCGAATTCGACCGGGGCTCCGACAAATTGCTGCGTCGGCATTGCCGCGACTGCGAGTCCTTTCGTACAACGAAATCACACAAGACACAAAAATCGAATCTCACGGCGTGATCAGCGACCAATAACGCTCGATCGCCAGAGTCCTTTTCCATGGCGGATCGACTGATGCCGCCACGGTTTACTTTCCATTTCCATTTTTCCGACGTTCCCCCCATGCATATTCGCACCTTTCGAGCGGCAAGTTTGCAAGACGCTTTGGAACAGATCCGTCACCAGATGGGTCCGGATGCCTCCGTGCTGCACACGCGGCAGGTCCGCGACGGATGGATGGGCTGGCTCGGGCGAACCTATGTCGAAGTTACCGCGGGCTTGAAAGACAACGAAAAATCCGTGGCCACCACCAAAACGAAACTTGCCGCCCCGGCAATGGACGTTGCTTCGATTCGCATGACACAGCATGTGCCAACCCACAACTCGCCAGTCCGCCACGCGCCGGCCAATCTGGATCAGGGCAGGGAAGGGTACTTTGGTGAACAACCAAGCAGCACCTCGTCGTTGCCGATCCCACTGCAAGCCTTTCGCGAAGAACTGCTTAGCGCAGGTGTCGCACAGCGAACCGCCGATCGATGGTTGACTGCGACGGCCAGCTTTGCCGCCGGTTTGGGTGACGCGCCGGGCGGGAACTTTGTCTCCGGCACACCCTGGCTCGAACACTTGCAGCGAACGATCGGACGAGAACTGCGGATCGGAAACCCGATTTTGACTCAACCTGGCGATCGACGCATCGTTGCCCTGGTTGGCCCGACCGGAGTCGGTAAAACGACGACCGTTGCAAAGCTAGCCGCAGGC
Encoded proteins:
- a CDS encoding DUF2726 domain-containing protein, coding for MPNQTQTNWVDAVFKFIKRDRTDFSKASVKTLPIERRSVFLSAEEIKCYQHLVDAVNGRAIICPKTRVSDVVQITNASANIADAVRLNLKRISFLVVELRTGRSVCAVQVGMLSGRRQCAQADFLRSALETVGVPTMRIELSDLPSIEAIRAKLLPLLDAPDTTVQASEHLLDSAHNSPSPPKSKAVKQTHRPA
- the flhA gene encoding flagellar biosynthesis protein FlhA, translating into MKYRDLVLPLGIIGCLVVILVPLPPALMDLLLAANITIGVIVLVTTIYISTPLEFSVFPSLLLATTLARLVLNVATTRLILTGADGKGLGAAGGVIESFGEFVAGDRIEVGVIIFVIIVLIQFIVITKGATRISEVAARFALDGMPGRQMAIDADLNAGLIDEKQAQSRREEVAGQADFYGAMDGASKFVRGDAVAGIVITFVNVIGGLYIGVMHAGMTVTEAAALFTKLTIGDGLVSQVPALLISLAAGLLVTRSAKKASLPTQFLQQLFGNPKALFVAGGFLMLLIITNLPAIPMATLGIGCIGLAVVMNRQTAKQGVDDASAAEAKRVAAAAPPEKRVEDFLSIDPMEISIGLGLLSLADPARGGDLMQRITGVRNAIAADIGVILPKVRVRDEMTLGQFEYEIRIQGNPIGQALLLPDRLLAIDSGHTTGVIDGEPTRDPTFGEPAVWIDPMRREQAAIYGYTTVEPGAVLATHLQELARRHADELLSRDATKHLIDELREASPTVVDELVPGLMKISDVQQVLHLLLREDVPIRQLGIIMETLGDFAGRTKDPVWLCEYVRHRLARTISSRYRDEQSRLHVLALDPAMEDRIAAGIEHNERGLFIRMSPAAIDTTCDKIREGVKKLVTAGRPPIVLVSPRIRPGLRQIAASALPRLRVLSYNEITQDTKIESHGVISDQ
- the flhF gene encoding flagellar biosynthesis protein FlhF; protein product: MHIRTFRAASLQDALEQIRHQMGPDASVLHTRQVRDGWMGWLGRTYVEVTAGLKDNEKSVATTKTKLAAPAMDVASIRMTQHVPTHNSPVRHAPANLDQGREGYFGEQPSSTSSLPIPLQAFREELLSAGVAQRTADRWLTATASFAAGLGDAPGGNFVSGTPWLEHLQRTIGRELRIGNPILTQPGDRRIVALVGPTGVGKTTTVAKLAAGFRIEARRRVGLLTIDTFRIAAVQQLKAYAEIMDLPMEVVETANQMRPALDRLGDVDLILIDTAGRSPRSDARIDQLVEMLHSAQPDETHLVLSSNSSASVIKTTLDGFAPVQPTSAILTKLDETPHTAGVLSAIAANDGFAGIPLSYVTNGQQVPDDIATAEREYLLSRLLPARMTLDRIEAA